A DNA window from Bacteroides cellulosilyticus contains the following coding sequences:
- a CDS encoding glycoside hydrolase family 76 protein, protein MNSKQALFSLLICVMAITGCDTQKQALVGNELALTRAKQTLDSLYQNYSVSGTCLLRENYPSNIGDYTATYLASEEQKNMPNLYSYLWPYSGTFSAVNALFETTSDANYKSLLDTKVLIGLEEYFDTRRTPEAYASYINSAAQSDRFYDDNVWLGIDFTDVYTLTKEAKYLQKAQLIWNFIESGMDNNLGGGIYWCEQKKESKNTCSNAPGSVLALKLFKATKDSTYFVKGQHLYEWTKANLQDSTDYLYFDNIALDGKIGKAKFAYNSGQMMQSAALLYQLTGDKNYLTDAQNIARACHNYFFMDYATEQGKTIKLLKKGDIWFTAVMLRGFIELYQADRNKVYLDSFNQSLDYAWEHARDEKGLFSTDLSGSTHDNRKWLLTQAAMVEMYARLAAVK, encoded by the coding sequence AATGAACTTGCCCTGACACGAGCCAAGCAAACGTTGGATTCCTTGTACCAGAATTATTCAGTCTCCGGCACATGCCTGTTGCGTGAAAATTATCCTTCCAACATAGGTGATTATACTGCAACCTACCTGGCATCCGAAGAGCAAAAGAATATGCCTAACCTGTATTCCTATCTATGGCCCTATTCCGGAACCTTCTCGGCCGTAAACGCTTTATTCGAGACAACAAGCGATGCAAACTACAAATCATTGCTCGATACTAAAGTATTAATAGGCCTGGAAGAATATTTCGACACCCGGAGAACTCCCGAAGCCTACGCTTCATACATCAACAGCGCAGCGCAATCCGATCGTTTCTATGATGATAATGTCTGGTTGGGAATCGACTTTACCGACGTTTACACGCTTACCAAAGAAGCAAAATATCTCCAGAAAGCACAACTTATCTGGAATTTCATAGAAAGTGGTATGGACAACAACCTGGGAGGCGGTATCTACTGGTGCGAGCAAAAGAAAGAATCCAAGAACACCTGCTCGAATGCTCCCGGTTCAGTCCTCGCGCTGAAACTCTTCAAAGCCACAAAGGACAGCACCTATTTCGTAAAAGGTCAGCACCTTTATGAATGGACCAAAGCGAACCTGCAAGATTCGACCGATTACCTGTACTTCGATAATATCGCCCTGGACGGAAAAATAGGTAAAGCCAAATTTGCCTATAACAGTGGCCAGATGATGCAGTCGGCCGCCCTACTTTACCAACTGACCGGTGACAAAAACTATTTGACCGACGCTCAGAACATCGCCCGGGCATGTCACAACTATTTCTTCATGGACTATGCAACAGAGCAGGGTAAAACCATCAAACTCCTGAAGAAAGGCGATATCTGGTTCACCGCAGTCATGCTCAGAGGTTTTATCGAACTATACCAGGCAGACCGGAACAAAGTCTATCTGGATTCCTTCAACCAAAGTCTGGACTATGCCTGGGAACATGCACGGGATGAGAAAGGATTATTCAGCACCGACCTCAGCGGAAGTACCCACGATAACCGGAAATGGTTGCTGACCCAAGCTGCCATGGTTGAAATGTATGCCCGCCTTGCGGCCGTCAAATAA